A stretch of Amphiura filiformis unplaced genomic scaffold, Afil_fr2py scaffold_26, whole genome shotgun sequence DNA encodes these proteins:
- the LOC140143708 gene encoding carboxypeptidase B-like, whose protein sequence is MKLLCALLVFVASASAVKNYGGYQVLRVVPQDMEQLQRLHDLYSLLEDTVDFWKEPTRLNQPVDIMVGPNLVKDVKIELSRRGLDFSIFVEDVQTNINNERCTDCVNTKAGFDYTIYHTSKEISQWVTDMARDHGIVTEINIGKSDEGRDIKAVKISSGGSKRVIYIQGGIHAREWISPATMMYMANEMVTMYGVDSTVTAMVDNYDWYIVPSLNVDGYDYTWTNDRMWRKNRQPNTGSSCIGTDLNRNYPYKWGGSGTSDNPCSDIFHGEAPLSGIETSVVHEWLQQFSGNIALFIDFHNYSQLWLYPWGYTNKKNIEQPHKDLQHDLAIRATDALRKPYGTEYFVGMSGPDMYPAAGASEDYGYVTLGVSYSYIVELRDEGNYGFLFF, encoded by the exons GTACCAGGTGTTGCGTGTGGTACCGCAGGACATGGAACAATTACAAAGACTACATGACTTGTACAGTCTACTCGAAGATACC gTAGATTTCTGGAAAGAACCAACCAGATTGAATCAACCCGTGGACATTATGGTTGGCCCAAATCTCGTCAAAGATGTGAAAATAGAATTATCTCGCCGTGGTTTGGATTTCTCCATCTTTGTGGAAGATGTACAAACTAACATTAATAATGAGAGATGCACGGACTGTGTCAATACTAAGGCAGGGTTTGATTACACTATCTACCATACTAGTAAGGAG ATCAGTCAATGGGTTACAGATATGGCCAGAGACCATGGTATTGTCACCGAAATTAACATTGGGAAATCTGATGAAGGTCGGGATATCAAAGCAGTTAAG atcAGCTCCGGAGGAAGTAAACGCGTAATTTATATACAAGGTGGTATCCATGCACGTGAGTGGATCTCTCCAGCAACTATGATGTATATGGCCAATGAG ATGGTAACAATGTACGGCGTCGATTCCACAGTGACTGCCATGGTAGACAACTATGACTGGTATATTGTACCATCCCTCAACGTAGATGGTTATGATTACACATGGACCAAT GATCGTATGTGGAGGAAGAACCGCCAGCCAAACACTGGATCATCTTGTATTGGAACTGATTTAAACAGAAACTACCCCTATAAATGGGGAG GATCTGGAACTAGTGATAACCCTTGCTCTGATATATTTCATGGTGAGGCACCATTGAGTGGAATAGAGACTTCTGTAGTACATGAATGGCTCCAACAATTCTCAGGCAACATCGCACTGTTCATTGACTTCCATAACTACAGTCAGCTTTGGCTATACCCATGGGGTTACACCAATAAGAAGAACATTGAGCAACCACATAAGGATTTGCAG CATGATCTAGCTATAAGAGCAACTGACGCTTTGAGAAAGCCGTACGGAACGGAATATTTTGTTGGAATGTCTGGACCTGACATGT ACCCAGCTGCTGGGGCAAGCGAAGACTACGGGTATGTCACCTTAGGTGTCAGTTATTCCTACATAGTTGAGCTACGTGATGAAGGAAACTatgggtttttgtttttttaa